The sequence below is a genomic window from Ignavibacteriales bacterium.
GCTAATTCCTGACCGCGCATCAAAGCTTTTTCATTTACAGGTATTAAATGATGATGTCTTTCAGGAAGAACTTTTTTAAGTGCGTTGAGAATCGTTTCAATTTTTACTAATGGTCTTTTTTCAAGGAATGCACCGACCATAATCATATTAGCAACCTGTTTTTTATTCAGCTTCTGTGCTTCTTCAATTGCCGGTATGCTGATTACTTCAATGTCTGTTCTTGAAGGCGGAGTAATGATTGTCGATTTTTCATACATCAATAATCCGTTTGATTTTAAAAACGGTTCAAACTTTTCGAGTGAAGGCTGATTAAGAATAATTCCCGAATCAAATACCGAAACCATAGGGGAACTTATTCTTGAATCAGAAACAATCACTGTACAGTTTGCTGTTCCTCCGCGCATTTCGGGTCCGTATGAAGGCATCCAGCTAACTTCTTTATTTTCCATCATTGCCGAGTAAGCAATAATTTGTCCCATAGACAGAACACCTTGTCCTCCGAATCCGGCAAAAATTATTTCATGAGCTTTTTGCATTTCTGTTTCCTCTTTAAACTTTTTGTTATGCTTTTTCTGCAACCGGAACTTTTAAATCTCCAAGCGGATAAGCTGCAAACATTTTTTCATCGAGCCAGGTTATACACTCTTTAGGTGTCATCTTCCATCCTGACGGACAGTTAGAAACAACTTCAATGAAGCATGTACCTTTTTTTTGTTTCTGATACTCGAAAGAATTTATTAATGCTTTTTTCAATTTACGAACAGCATTTGGAGTGTGAACAGCTTGTCGTGTTATATAATAAGCTCCAGGAAGCTGAACAAGTAAATCAGAGATCTTTAATGGATGTCCAATTGCTTCACTGCTTCTTCCGTAGGGTGATGTTGATGTAACCTGACCAAGTAATGTAGTAGGTGCCATTTGACCACCGGTCATTCCGTAAATTCCGTTGTTGATGAATATCATTAAAATGTTTTCACCACGGTTAACTGTGTGTATTGTTTCTGCTGTACCGATTGCTGCAAGGTCACCGTCACCCTGATATGAGAAAACGAATTTATCAGGAAGAACTCTTTTAACTCCTGTTGCAACTGCGCTTGCTCTTCCGTGCGCAGCTTCCTGCATATCGATTCCCATATAGTGATATGCAAATACCGAACATCCAACCGGTGCAACGCCTATTGTCTTATCTTCTATTCCGAGTTCCTGAATTACTTCCATCAAAACTCTGTGAACAACACTATGTCCGCAGCCGGGACAATAGTGGAAGGGAACATCTGTTAATGTTGATGGTCTTTCATAAACAACTTCAAGACCGTCTAAAATATTTTCAGTTTGTTTTTCCATTTTATTAATCCTGGCTAATACTTTGTTTTTCAATAATTGATTCTATCTCGGCCAAAACATCTTCGGGTGATGTTATCATTCCGCCCATTCTTCCTTTAAAGTAAACGGGAACTTTCCCGTTAACAGCGAGACGAACATCTTCAACCATTTGTCCTGCATTCATTTCAACAACCAGCATAAAGTTTACTTTTTCTGCAAGGTCGGCAATTACTTTGTAAGGATATGGATAAAGTGTTATTGGTCTAAGCAATCCTGCTTTGATTCCTTTTTCTCTTGCAAGGTCAACAGCTTTCTGGCAAACTCTTGCAGATAATCCAAACGCGACTAATAATACTTCGGCATCATCTGTTGCAAATTCTTCAAATCGAACTTCTTTCTGAATTGCTTCATACTTTGCCTGAAGCTCAAGATTAACCTGTTCCATTTTTTCAGGCTGAATGAAAAGTGATGTTATATAATTACTTTTTCTGTCAGCTGGTTTTCCTGTTGTTGCCCAGGGTGTTGCAACTTTTGGTAAAGAGCCTTCTTCAGGAAGAACTACTTTTTCCATCATTTGTCCAAGAGCACCATCAGCTAATATCATTGCCGGGTTGCGGTATTTTTCTGCGAGACGAAATCCTTCAAAAACAAAATCAGCCATTTCCTGAACTGATGAAGGTGCTAAAACTATAAGATGATAATCACCGTGTCCACCGCCTTTAACAGCCTGGAAATAATCTCCCTGTGAAGGTTGAATTGTTCCGAGTCCCGGACCGCCGCGTACTACGTTAACAACCAGACATGGCAACTGTGCACATGCGATGTATGATAAACCTTCCTGCATCAAACTTATTCCAGGGCTTGATGAAGAAGTCATAGCTCTTGCGCCAGCACCAGCAGCACCGTAAATCATGTTTATTGATGCGACTTCACTTTCTGCCTGAAGTACTATTCCTTTTCTTTTAGGAATTTCAACTTCGAAGTATTCAAGTATTTCGGATTGAGGTGTAATCGGGTATCCGAAATAAGCATCCATATCCGCACGGATAGCAGCTTCAGCAAGAGCTTCGTTGCCTTTCATCAGGCGGACATTATCTTTATTAACTTTTGTTTCCATTATAAACCTTTAAAAATTTTTTAACCGATTGTAATTGTCTTTGCTTCTTTTTTTGCTTTCGGCTGCCTGTAAACAGTTATTGCTGCGTCAGGACAAACAAGCGCACAATTAACACAACCGGTGCAAGCATCATTTATCAGTTCAACATAACGGTAACCGTTAGCGTTGATATGATTTGATAAGCCAAGGC
It includes:
- a CDS encoding 2-oxoacid:acceptor oxidoreductase family protein, whose protein sequence is MQKAHEIIFAGFGGQGVLSMGQIIAYSAMMENKEVSWMPSYGPEMRGGTANCTVIVSDSRISSPMVSVFDSGIILNQPSLEKFEPFLKSNGLLMYEKSTIITPPSRTDIEVISIPAIEEAQKLNKKQVANMIMVGAFLEKRPLVKIETILNALKKVLPERHHHLIPVNEKALMRGQELARLSEHITV
- a CDS encoding 2-oxoglutarate oxidoreductase, translating into MEKQTENILDGLEVVYERPSTLTDVPFHYCPGCGHSVVHRVLMEVIQELGIEDKTIGVAPVGCSVFAYHYMGIDMQEAAHGRASAVATGVKRVLPDKFVFSYQGDGDLAAIGTAETIHTVNRGENILMIFINNGIYGMTGGQMAPTTLLGQVTSTSPYGRSSEAIGHPLKISDLLVQLPGAYYITRQAVHTPNAVRKLKKALINSFEYQKQKKGTCFIEVVSNCPSGWKMTPKECITWLDEKMFAAYPLGDLKVPVAEKA
- a CDS encoding 3-methyl-2-oxobutanoate dehydrogenase subunit VorB, encoding METKVNKDNVRLMKGNEALAEAAIRADMDAYFGYPITPQSEILEYFEVEIPKRKGIVLQAESEVASINMIYGAAGAGARAMTSSSSPGISLMQEGLSYIACAQLPCLVVNVVRGGPGLGTIQPSQGDYFQAVKGGGHGDYHLIVLAPSSVQEMADFVFEGFRLAEKYRNPAMILADGALGQMMEKVVLPEEGSLPKVATPWATTGKPADRKSNYITSLFIQPEKMEQVNLELQAKYEAIQKEVRFEEFATDDAEVLLVAFGLSARVCQKAVDLAREKGIKAGLLRPITLYPYPYKVIADLAEKVNFMLVVEMNAGQMVEDVRLAVNGKVPVYFKGRMGGMITSPEDVLAEIESIIEKQSISQD
- a CDS encoding 4Fe-4S dicluster domain-containing protein; the encoded protein is MVKGTVVINGVICKGCELCIIACPQESLGLSNHINANGYRYVELINDACTGCVNCALVCPDAAITVYRQPKAKKEAKTITIG